One window of Camelina sativa cultivar DH55 chromosome 4, Cs, whole genome shotgun sequence genomic DNA carries:
- the LOC104780353 gene encoding vacuolar protein sorting-associated protein 24 homolog 1-like has product MKRLMNMFKRKPDPKQKLRDWQRKLRQECRKIEHQIRDIEREERKVKKDIKDSAKRNDMATAKGLAREIVSARRIVKRLYENKAHLNSMSMHLAETVGTAITVGNISKSTEVMKLVIKLMKAPALAATMQEFSKELTKAGVIGEFVSDAVDDTLDSEGIEEDIEEEVDKVLTAVAGETAAKLPEAVRKGKMNAPAQKVKTSREEEAITEGVDGDEKLEEVRARFAKVRS; this is encoded by the exons atgaagaggcTGATGAACATGTTCAAGCGAAAGCCTGATCCGAAGCAAAAGCTCCGAGATTGGCAGCGGAAGTTACGCCAAGAATGCCGTAAAATCGAACACCAAATTCGAG atatagagagagaagaaagaaaagtaaagaaagataTTAAAGACTCGGCGAAGCGGAATGATATGGCCACTGCGAAG GGACTTGCTAGGGAAATAGTGAGTGCTAGAAGAATAGTGAAGCGACTTTATGAAAACAAAGCTCACTTGAATTCAATGTCAATGCATCTTGCGGAGACTGTTG GAACTGCGATAACAGTTGGGAATATTTCGAAGAGCACTGAGGTTATGAAGCTTGTTATTAAACTCATGAAAGCTCCGGCTTTGGCTGCCACGATGCAGGAGTTCAGCAAAGAGCTCACTAAG GCTGGGGTTATTGGAGAGTTTGTGAGTGATGCGGTTGATGATACCTTAGACTCTGAGGGTATAGAAGAGGATATCGAGGAGGAGGTTGATAAAGTGTTGACTGCAGTAGCTGGAGAGACTGCAGCTAAGCTCCCTGAAGCAGTTAGGAAGGGAAAGATGAATGCACCAGCTCAAAAGGTGAAAACTTCACGTGAG GAAGAGGCAATTACAGAAGGAGTTGATGGGGATGAAAAACTTGAGGAAGTTAGAGCTCGGTTCGCCAAAGTTAGATCGTAA